The following proteins are encoded in a genomic region of Coffea eugenioides isolate CCC68of chromosome 6, Ceug_1.0, whole genome shotgun sequence:
- the LOC113773103 gene encoding ABC transporter B family member 1 — protein MSQECEEIKTIEQWRWSEMQGLELFVSAPHPSLETTTTTTSDLHNTTTSSFKAPNDLNSLTTATATPTTTTTITCTNSTSHQPAVTSTPIVEDPDSQVVLRQHTLNFVQSGIEQARKKKMDGCDGKKDGGDAEKPTSPPPSSGFGELFRFADGLDYVLMGIGTLGAFVHGCSLPLFLRFFADLVNSFGSNASNVDKMTQEVVKYAFYFLVVGAAIWASSWAEISCWMWTGERQSTKMRIKYLEAALNQDIQFFDTEVRTSDVVYAINTDAVMIQDAISEKLGNFIHYMATFVSGFVVGFTAVWQLALVTLAVVPLIAIIGGIHTTTLAKLSAKSQEALSQAGNIAEQTIVQIRTVLAYVGESRALQAYSAALRISQRLGYKSGFAKGMGLGATYFTVFCCYALLLWYGGYLIRHHFTNGGLAIATMFAVMIGGLALGQSAPSMAAFAKARVAAAKIFRIIDQKPSVDRNNDRGLELESVTGQVELKNVDFCYPSRPDVQILNGFSLTVPAGKTIALVGSSGSGKSTVVSLIERFYDPNSGQVLLDGHDIKTLKLRWLRQQIGLVSQEPALFATSIKENILLGRPEASVVEIEEAARVANAHSFVVKLPDGYDTQVGERGLQLSGGQKQRIAIARAMLKNPAILLLDEATSALDSESEKLVQEALDRFMIGRTTLVIAHRLSTIRKADLVVVLQQGSVSEIGTHDELISKGENGVYAKLIRMQEAAHEAAINSARKSSARPSSARNSVSSPIIARNSSYGRSPYSRRLSDFSTSDFSLSLDASYPNYRLEKLPFKEQASSFWRLAKMNSPEWPYALVGSIGSVICGSLSAFFAYVLSAVLSVYYNPNHALMIREIAKYCYLLIGLSSAALIFNTLQHFFWDVVGENLTKRVREKMLAAVLKNEMAWFDQEENESSRVAARLALDANNVRSAIGDRISVIMQNSALMLVACTAGFVLQWRLALVLVAVFPVVVAATVLQKMFMKGFSGDLEAAHAKGTQLAGEAVANLRTVAAFNSESKIVSLFTSNLETPLKRCFWKGQIAGSGYGIAQFSLYASYALGLWYASWLVKHGISDFSKTIRVFMVLMVSANGAAETLTLAPDFIKGGRAMRSVFDLLDRKTEIEPDDPEATLVPDRLRGEVEFKHVDFSYPSRPDIAIFRDLNLRARAGKTLALVGPSGCGKSSVIALTERFYEPSSGRIMIDGKDIRKYNLKSFRRHIALVPQEPCLFATTIYENIAYGHESATEAEITEAATLANAHKFIASLPDGDKTFVGERGVQLSGGQKQRIAIARAFLRKADIMLLDEATSALDAESERCVQEALERVCSGKTTIVVAHRLSTIRNAHVIAVVDDGKVAEQGSHSHLQKNYPEGIYARMIHLQRFSHGQAINIASGSSSSARHKEDQDGQ, from the exons ATGTCACAAGAATGCGAGGAGATAAAGACGATAGAGCAGTGGAGATGGTCTGAAATGCAAGGCCTTGAACTCTTTGTCTCAGCTCCTCACCCCTCCTTAgaaaccaccaccaccaccacctcagACCTACACAacaccaccacctcctccttTAAAGCCCCCAACGACCTTAACTCCCTCACTACTGCTACTGCTACtcctactactactactacaatCACTTGTACTAATTCTACTTCTCATCAACCAGCAGTAACATCAACACCGATAGTAGAAGACCCTGATTCTCAAGTAGTTTTAAGGCAACATACTCTAAATTTTGTCCAGAGTGGTATAGAGCaggcaaggaagaagaagatggatGGCTGTGACGGAAAGAAAGATGGTGGTGATGCAGAGAAGCCTACTTCACCACCACCCTCATCCGGGTTCGGTGAACTTTTTAGATTTGCGGATGGTTTGGATTATGTTTTGATGGGAATTGGGACGCTTGGTGCCTTTGTCCATGGCTGTTCATTGCCTTTGTTTCTTAGATTCTTTGCTGATCTTGTTAATTCTTTTGGCTCTAATGCCAGCAATGTTGATAAGATGACTCAAGAAGTCGTAAAG TATGCATTTTACTTTCTTGTAGTAGGAGCGGCAATATGGGCATCTTCCTGGGCAG AGATATCATGTTGGATGTGGACCGGAGAGAGACAATCCACTAAAATGAGAATCAAGTACCTAGAGGCTGCTCTGAATCAAGACATTCAATTCTTTGATACAGAAGTTCGGACCTCGGATGTAGTTTATGCCATTAACACTGACGCCGTCATGATCCAAGATGCCATTAGTGAGAAG CTGGGAAATTTCATACATTACATGGCAACATTTGTATCTGGTTTTGTGGTGGGATTTACAGCAGTTTGGCAGTTAGCTCTGGTTACTCTGGCTGTGGTTCCTCTTATAGCTATAATTGGAGGGATCCATACCACCACATTAGCCAAGCTTTCCGCCAAGAGTCAAGAAGCTCTTTCACAAGCGGGAAACATTGCAGAACAG ACAATAGTTCAAATACGGACAGTGTTGGCATATGTCGGCGAGTCAAGAGCATTGCAAGCATACTCTGCTGCTCTCAGAATTTCTCAGAGGCTGGGTTACAAGAGTGGGTTTGCAAAGGGAATGGGCTTGGGAGCTACATACTTCACAGTTTTCTGCTGTTATGCTCTTCTTCTCTGGTACGGAGGTTACTTGATTAGGCATCACTTTACCAACGGAGGGCTTGCAATAGCCACAATGTTTGCTGTTATGATAGGTGGACT GGCATTGGGACAATCTGCACCTAGCATGGCTGCATTTGCAAAGGCCAGAGTTGCTGCTGCTAAGATTTTCCGAATAATCGATCAGAAGCCGAGTGTTGACAGAAACAACGATCGGGGTTTGGAGTTAGAATCTGTTACAGGCCAAGTGGAGCTAAAAAATGTCGATTTCTGCTATCCTTCAAGGCCTGACGTTCAGATACTCAATGGTTTCTCCCTCACTGTTCCGGCCGGAAAGACCATAGCATTGGTGGGAAGCAGTGGCTCTGGCAAAAGTACTGTGGTCTCTCTCATTGAGAGATTTTATGATCCCAATTCCG GACAAGTTCTTCTAGATGGGCATGACATAAAGACATTAAAGCTTAGATGGTTGAGGCAGCAGATCGGACTGGTGAGTCAGGAGCCTGCACTGTTTGCCACTTCCATCAAAGAAAACATACTGTTGGGTAGGCCTGAGGCTAGTGTGGTTGAGATTGAAGAAGCTGCCAGAGTTGCCAATGCGCATTCATTCGTCGTGAAGCTTCCTGACGGCTATGATACTCAG GTAGGGGAGAGGGGATTGCAACTATCAGGAGGACAGAAGCAGAGAATTGCTATAGCAAGGGCAATGCTTAAGAATCCAGCAATTTTGCTTTTGGATGAGGCAACCAGTGCTCTGGATTCCGAATCTGAAAAGCTGGTTCAAGAGGCACTAGATAGATTCATGATTGGAAGGACAACACTTGTAATTGCTCATCGCCTCTCCACCATCCGCAAAGCTGATCTTGTCGTCGTGCTTCAGCAAGGCAGTGTGTCCGAAATCGGAACACATGATGAGCTCATTTCTAAGGGAGAAAATGGTGTCTACGCCAAGCTCATCAGAATGCAGGAAGCGGCTCATGAAGCAGCTATCAACAGTGCAAGAAAAAGTAGTGCAAG GCCATCTAGTGCAAGAAACTCTGTGAGCTCACCGATTATAGCCAGAAACTCCTCTTATGGACGATCCCCATACTCGCGCCGGCTATCAGACTTCTCTACTTCTGACTTTAGCCTCTCCCTTGATGCTTCTTATCCCAATTATCGTCTTGAAAAGCTACCATTTAAAGAGCAAGCAAGTTCCTTCTGGCGTCTCGCAAAGATGAATTCTCCCGAGTGGCCTTATGCTCTAGTTGGTTCAATCGGCTCTGTAATTTGTGGATCTCTTAGTGCATTCTTTGCGTATGTCTTGAGTGCAGTTCTAAGTGTCTACTACAATCCAAACCATGCTCTCATGATCAGAGAAATTGCAAAATACTGCTATCTTTTAATTGGTCTCTCATCTGCTGCACTTATCTTCAACACACTGCAGCATTTCTTCTGGGATGTTGTGGGGGAGAACTTAACAAAGCGAGTTAGAGAAAAAATGCTGGCTGCTGTTCTGAAAAATGAAATGGCTTGGTTCGACCAAGAAGAGAATGAAAGTTCTAGAGTTGCAGCGAGGTTGGCTTTAGATGCCAACAATGTTAGGTCAGCCATTGGAGACAGGATTTCAGTGATCATGCAAAACTCAGCTCTTATGCTCGTTGCTTGTACTGCTGGATTCGTATTGCAATGGCGCCTGGCCCTAGTTCTCGTTGCTGTCTTTCCTGTGGTTGTTGCAGCGACAGTATTGCAG AAAATGTTCATGAAAGGATTCTCAGGGGACCTAGAAGCAGCACATGCCAAAGGTACACAACTAGCTGGGGAAGCTGTGGCTAATCTAAGAACCGTTGCTGCCTTCAATTCTGAGTCGAAAATTGTGAGCCTCTTTACCTCCAACCTTGAAACTCCACTGAAGCGCTGCTTCTGGAAGGGACAAATTGCTGGAAGCGGATATGGGATTGCTCAGTTCTCGCTCTATGCTTCCTATGCCCTTGGTCTTTGGTATGCCTCCTGGCTTGTCAAGCACGGGATCTCCGACTTCTCAAAGACCATCCGTGTATTCATGGTCCTCATGGTCTCAGCCAATGGCGCCGCTGAAACTCTAACTCTAGCCCCTGACTTCATCAAAGGTGGTCGAGCAATGCGTTCAGTGTTTGATCTCCTAGATCGGAAAACAGAAATTGAGCCTGATGATCCTGAAGCTACCCTAGTACCTGACAGACTTCGTGGGGAAGTAGAATTCAAGCATGTGGATTTCTCTTATCCTTCTAGGCCAGATATAGCAATCTTCCGTGATTTAAATCTCCGAGCTCGAGCTGGCAAGACTCTTGCTCTTGTAGGGCCAAGTGGTTGTGGAAAGAGCTCTGTCATTGCTCTTACAGAACGATTCTATGAGCCGTCTTCTGGGCGTATTATGATCGACGGAAAAGACATACGCAAGTATAATCTCAAGTCATTTAGACGCCACATTGCATTGGTGCCACAAGAACCATGTCTCTTTGCCACCACCATATATGAAAATATTGCGTATGGACACGAGTCAGCAACTGAAGCTGAGATAACTGAAGCAGCAACATTGGCAAATGCACACAAGTTCATAGCATCGTTGCCCGACGGCGATAAAACGTTTGTGGGAGAGAGGGGAGTTCAATTGTCAGGAGGACAAAAACAGAGGATTGCCATTGCTCGAGCATTTTTGAGGAAGGCAGACATAATGCTGCTGGATGAAGCCACAAGCGCTCTAGATGCAGAATCAGAAAGGTGCGTGCAAGAAGCCCTGGAGCGTGTTTGCTCTGGAAAAACCACAATTGTAGTGGCACACAGACTATCAACGATCAGAAATGCGCATGTCATTGCCGTCGTAGACGATGGGAAGGTAGCGGAACAAGGTTCTCATTCCCATCTGCAGAAGAACTACCCTGAGGGGATTTACGCCCGTATGATTCATTTACAAAGATTTTCGCACGGACAAGCAATTAACATTGCATCTGGCTCAAGTTCCTCTGCACGTCATAAGGAAGACCAAGATGGACAATGA
- the LOC113774865 gene encoding zinc finger protein 593, with translation MGGKCPHRSVKKRRYSHKTARRTKFLVKGDDAVYEELHCMVGDNKSLPVDEDLPGMGQYYCLHCDRYFANVAVRDEHFKTKRHKKRMKLMMGPAPHTQLDADLAAGMGMPDNGPKLLST, from the exons ATGGGAGGCAAGTGTCCTCATAGAAGCGTCAAGAAGCGACGCTACTCTCACAAAACAGCTCGCCGCACTAAATTTCTCGTCAAAG GTGATGATGCGGTTTACGAGGAGCTTCATTGTATGGTGGGCGACAACAAATCCTTGCCCGTCGACGAAGACCTTCCTGGAATGGGCCAATATTACTGCCTGCACTGCGA TCGGTATTTCGCGAATGTAGCGGTTAGGGATGAGCATTTCAAGACCAAACGACACAAGAAACG TATGAAGCTGATGATGGGACCTGCGCCACATACACAACTTGATGCTGACCTAGCTGCTGGAATGGGCATGCCAGATAATGGTCCAAAGCTTTTGTCAACTTGA